A genome region from Balneolaceae bacterium includes the following:
- a CDS encoding CHAT domain-containing tetratricopeptide repeat protein, with amino-acid sequence MKPGSSTRHTLVLLAFLMLPAGLQAQQGLSADSLYKRGVTYYGKGNLEMARPLLERAFALYQPRQDSSLWLEAGIYLGQVLSMRDEYEQALRHFRSLMEREAWLHTDYSRASIHLNMAQIFKNTNQPDSAFQHLENALSRAVASGDSTMMGSVFNTLGTTSRTTGRYRKAIEYGNRALVFYAQRDDSSFVAHTLNNMGMAYRQLGLYDRAAEHLYRSLQLRLAYGADEDELGTIYNNLGSLQQTLGNYDQALVAFRKALDYHRRGSQPLSAGATLSNIGVLYSRMGNPQRALDYYRQSLEMVDNRATPGSTAQTYQNMAHELWKTDRREEATSLYEQALELRRQTRNPHLVASSYWDLAKVNIQQGNLQPAAIYIEEGAYLADTTGLARLRSEAAYWRGRLHFEREEFGQARTQFRNAWQISRELPIVESIHPLSWLSHAFDRLNSDSTLHYGRMAVELIERTRQQVGQASRMRQDYFRQHTGFYLTLAARSLDHGGSTAEAYRMVEASKARTLSDELREASLRIDEQLPEEERLERSRHLDRLQELYLQRETASGEAATDSLSGLVREAEFAWSAYQNELAQTYTQYRRLDAPEPVTLAEARALCPPNTAILEYAVADDRLIVFLVSRNETVARTVSLGRGEEGAGRLLTGLVQRFRDAILAESSPEELERLSSPLLELLVDPIARTLGTYEHLMVAPDGALAYLPFEALRRNGRYLIQDYTLKYIPSVTSLQLMESPPEENEMQLLAVAGSDFSRMGNGQDIIANSSVFRTLPSTLVEVDSIASRFPRSTVLKNSEVNEEAVKNSLEGSSYRYIHLATHGRIDEEQPAMSGLALGTAGDLEVADLNDGMLRSSEIYRLQLNTRMVVLSACNTGMGPLVSGEGILGMQRSFFYAGAPTVVVSLWNVGDRSTSYMMPLFYRHLAEMNEEEHSLWMRFGRWAGWERSIPYGSTAEAMRQTKLAMIDHPLLNHPVHWAPFISVGR; translated from the coding sequence GACGAATACGAGCAGGCCCTGCGTCATTTCCGCTCCCTGATGGAGCGGGAGGCATGGCTGCATACCGACTACAGCCGGGCTTCCATTCACCTGAACATGGCGCAGATTTTCAAGAATACAAACCAGCCAGACTCCGCCTTCCAGCACCTGGAAAATGCCTTGTCAAGGGCCGTCGCTTCGGGAGACAGCACCATGATGGGTTCGGTCTTTAATACCCTCGGCACCACATCCCGGACCACCGGCAGGTACCGGAAGGCGATCGAATACGGCAACCGTGCCCTGGTTTTCTACGCACAGCGGGACGACTCCTCCTTTGTAGCCCACACGCTCAACAACATGGGCATGGCCTACAGGCAGCTTGGACTCTACGACCGGGCCGCCGAGCACCTGTACCGCAGCCTGCAGCTGCGCCTTGCCTACGGGGCCGATGAAGACGAGCTGGGCACTATCTACAACAACCTGGGCAGCCTTCAGCAGACGCTGGGCAACTACGACCAGGCGCTGGTTGCCTTCCGGAAGGCGCTGGACTATCACCGGCGGGGTAGCCAGCCCCTCAGCGCCGGCGCCACGCTCAGCAATATAGGCGTGCTCTATTCGCGCATGGGCAATCCGCAGCGGGCGCTGGATTACTACCGGCAGAGCTTGGAAATGGTGGATAACAGGGCCACCCCGGGCAGCACCGCGCAAACCTACCAGAATATGGCCCATGAGCTGTGGAAAACCGACCGCAGAGAGGAGGCCACCTCCCTTTATGAGCAGGCCCTTGAGCTTCGGAGGCAGACCCGAAACCCGCACCTGGTAGCCAGTTCCTACTGGGACCTCGCCAAGGTAAACATTCAGCAGGGCAACCTGCAGCCAGCCGCCATCTACATCGAGGAGGGGGCCTACCTGGCGGACACTACAGGACTCGCCCGGCTTCGGTCCGAGGCAGCCTACTGGCGCGGGCGCCTGCATTTCGAGCGGGAGGAGTTCGGGCAGGCCCGTACGCAGTTCCGGAACGCCTGGCAGATCAGCCGCGAGCTGCCCATCGTCGAGAGCATCCATCCCCTCAGCTGGCTTTCCCATGCCTTCGACCGGCTGAACTCCGACAGCACGCTTCATTATGGGCGCATGGCGGTGGAGCTTATCGAGCGTACCCGGCAGCAGGTGGGCCAGGCCAGCCGGATGCGGCAGGACTATTTCCGGCAGCATACGGGTTTTTACCTGACCCTGGCCGCACGTAGCCTGGACCACGGCGGATCAACAGCCGAAGCCTACCGCATGGTCGAGGCCTCCAAGGCCCGCACCCTGTCGGACGAACTGCGTGAGGCCTCCCTGCGCATCGACGAGCAGCTTCCAGAAGAGGAGCGCCTGGAACGCAGCCGTCACCTCGATCGGCTGCAAGAGCTCTACCTGCAGCGGGAGACGGCCTCCGGCGAGGCGGCCACAGACTCCCTGAGCGGGCTGGTCCGCGAGGCGGAGTTCGCCTGGTCCGCCTACCAGAACGAGCTGGCCCAGACCTATACCCAGTACCGCCGGCTTGACGCGCCCGAACCGGTCACCCTGGCCGAGGCCCGTGCGTTGTGCCCCCCCAACACCGCCATCCTGGAGTACGCCGTAGCCGATGACCGGCTGATCGTTTTTTTGGTCAGCCGGAACGAAACCGTTGCTCGCACGGTATCCCTGGGCCGCGGGGAGGAGGGGGCCGGCCGGCTGCTTACCGGCCTGGTGCAGCGCTTCCGGGATGCCATCCTGGCAGAATCCTCGCCCGAAGAACTGGAGCGCCTCTCATCGCCGCTGCTTGAGTTGCTGGTCGATCCCATCGCCCGGACTCTGGGTACCTACGAGCACCTTATGGTGGCTCCCGACGGAGCCCTTGCCTACCTGCCCTTCGAGGCGCTGCGCCGCAACGGACGATACCTGATACAGGATTACACCCTCAAGTACATTCCCTCGGTCACCAGCCTGCAGCTGATGGAAAGCCCACCCGAAGAGAACGAGATGCAGCTGCTGGCCGTGGCCGGTTCCGACTTCAGCCGCATGGGAAATGGACAGGATATCATCGCCAACAGCAGCGTCTTCCGCACCCTTCCCTCCACACTGGTAGAGGTGGATTCCATCGCCAGCCGCTTCCCAAGGAGTACCGTCCTTAAAAACTCCGAGGTGAACGAAGAGGCGGTTAAAAACAGTCTGGAGGGCAGCTCCTACCGTTACATCCACCTGGCCACTCACGGACGCATCGACGAAGAGCAGCCGGCCATGAGCGGACTGGCCCTGGGTACGGCCGGCGATCTTGAGGTGGCCGACCTCAACGACGGCATGCTGCGCAGCTCGGAAATCTACCGGCTGCAGCTGAATACACGCATGGTGGTACTGAGTGCCTGCAACACGGGCATGGGTCCCCTGGTCAGCGGCGAGGGTATCCTGGGCATGCAGCGCTCTTTTTTCTACGCCGGGGCGCCCACTGTGGTAGTGAGCCTCTGGAACGTGGGCGACCGGTCCACCTCATACATGATGCCCCTGTTTTACCGCCACCTGGCGGAGATGAATGAAGAAGAGCATTCCTTGTGGATGCGCTTCGGCCGCTGGGCGGGCTGGGAGCGTTCCATTCCCTACGGATCCACTGCGGAGGCCATGCGGCAAACCAAGCTGGCCATGATCGATCACCCCCTGCTGAATCATCCCGTACACTGGGCGCCATTCATCTCGGTCGGGCGGTAG